A genome region from Crossiella equi includes the following:
- the ahcY gene encoding adenosylhomocysteinase translates to MTAERLQTRNGIDFAVADLSLAEFGRKEIRLAEHEMPGLMALRREYAEVYPLRGARIAGSLHMTVQTAVLIETLVSLGAEVRWVSCNIFSTQDHAAAAVVVGPYGTEEEPKGVPVFAWKGETLEEYWWCTRQLFDFADGQGPNMILDDGGDATMLVHKGTEFEKNGVVPNTEADDPEEWQVFLELLRGSLKESDNRWTKIGKEILGVTEETTTGVLRLYQLAEAKELLFPAINVNDSVTKSKFDNRYGCRHSLIDGLNRATDVLIGGKVALVAGYGDVGKGCAESLRGQGARVIVAEIDPICALQAAMDGYQVGTIDKLVDQADIIITATGNKDVLLVEHMARMKHQAIVANIGHFDNEIDMAGLQRYPGVRRNNIKPQVDEWVFPNGRTVIVLSEGRLMNLGNATGHPSFVMSNSFSNQVIAQIELFTKHEEYDKEVFRLPKVLDEKVAKIHLEALGGELTKLTKEQAEYINVDVEGPYKLDHYRY, encoded by the coding sequence ATGACCGCCGAAAGGCTGCAGACCCGTAATGGCATCGACTTCGCCGTGGCCGATCTTTCGCTGGCCGAGTTCGGCCGCAAGGAGATCCGCCTGGCCGAGCACGAGATGCCGGGCCTGATGGCCCTTCGCCGGGAGTACGCGGAGGTCTACCCCCTCCGTGGTGCCCGCATCGCAGGGTCGCTGCACATGACCGTGCAGACCGCCGTGCTGATCGAGACCCTGGTCTCGCTGGGCGCTGAGGTCCGCTGGGTCTCCTGCAACATCTTCTCCACCCAGGACCACGCGGCCGCGGCCGTCGTCGTCGGCCCGTACGGCACCGAGGAGGAGCCCAAGGGCGTCCCGGTGTTCGCGTGGAAGGGCGAGACGCTGGAGGAGTACTGGTGGTGCACCCGCCAGCTCTTCGACTTCGCCGACGGCCAGGGCCCGAACATGATCCTGGACGACGGCGGCGACGCCACCATGCTCGTGCACAAGGGCACCGAGTTCGAGAAGAACGGTGTTGTGCCGAACACCGAGGCGGACGACCCGGAGGAGTGGCAGGTCTTCCTGGAGCTGCTCCGCGGTTCCCTCAAGGAGTCCGACAACCGTTGGACCAAGATCGGCAAGGAGATCCTCGGCGTCACCGAGGAGACCACCACCGGTGTGCTGCGCCTGTACCAGCTGGCCGAGGCCAAGGAACTGCTGTTCCCGGCGATCAACGTCAACGACTCGGTCACCAAGTCGAAGTTCGACAACCGCTACGGCTGCCGCCACTCCCTGATCGACGGCCTCAACCGCGCCACCGACGTCCTCATCGGCGGCAAGGTCGCGCTCGTCGCGGGCTACGGCGACGTCGGCAAGGGCTGCGCCGAGTCGCTGCGTGGCCAGGGTGCCCGCGTGATCGTCGCCGAGATCGACCCGATCTGCGCGCTCCAGGCGGCCATGGACGGCTACCAGGTCGGCACGATCGACAAGCTGGTCGACCAGGCGGACATCATCATCACCGCCACCGGCAACAAGGACGTGCTGCTCGTCGAACACATGGCCCGCATGAAGCACCAGGCGATCGTCGCCAACATCGGCCACTTCGACAACGAGATCGACATGGCCGGTCTCCAGCGCTACCCGGGTGTGCGCCGCAACAACATCAAGCCGCAGGTCGACGAGTGGGTCTTCCCCAACGGCCGCACGGTGATCGTCCTCTCCGAGGGCCGCCTGATGAACCTCGGCAACGCCACCGGCCACCCGAGCTTCGTCATGTCGAACTCCTTCTCCAACCAGGTGATCGCGCAGATCGAGCTGTTCACCAAGCACGAGGAGTACGACAAGGAGGTCTTCCGCCTGCCGAAGGTGCTGGACGAGAAGGTCGCCAAGATCCACCTCGAGGCCCTCGGCGGCGAGCTGACCAAGCTCACCAAGGAGCAGGCCGAGTACATCAACGTGGACGTCGAGGGTCCGTACAAGCTGGACCACTACCGCTACTGA
- the mtrA gene encoding MtrAB system response regulator MtrA: protein MKARVLVVDDDPALAEMLTIVLRGEGFDTAVVGDGTRALPALRELKPDLVLLDLMLPGMNGIDVCKAIRSESGIPIVMLTAKSDTVDIVLGLESGADDYVVKPFKPKELVARIRARLRRTEAEPAEVLAIGDLTIDVPGHEVTREGKAIQLTPLEFDLLVALARKPRQVFTREVLLEQVWGYRHAADTRLVNVHVQRLRSKVERDPERPEVVLTVRGVGYKAGPP, encoded by the coding sequence ATGAAGGCGCGCGTACTCGTGGTGGATGACGACCCGGCGCTGGCGGAGATGTTGACCATCGTTCTCCGCGGTGAAGGCTTCGACACCGCCGTCGTCGGGGACGGGACGCGGGCATTGCCCGCCCTCCGCGAGCTCAAACCGGACCTGGTGCTGCTTGACCTGATGCTGCCTGGGATGAACGGCATCGACGTCTGCAAGGCCATCCGGTCGGAGTCCGGCATCCCGATCGTCATGCTCACTGCCAAGAGCGACACCGTGGACATCGTGCTCGGCCTGGAGTCCGGGGCCGACGACTACGTGGTGAAGCCGTTCAAGCCCAAGGAGCTGGTCGCCCGGATCAGGGCCCGCCTGCGGCGAACCGAGGCCGAACCGGCCGAGGTCCTCGCCATCGGCGACCTGACCATCGACGTGCCCGGGCACGAGGTCACCAGGGAGGGCAAGGCCATCCAGCTGACCCCGCTGGAGTTCGACCTGCTGGTCGCGCTGGCCCGCAAGCCGCGCCAGGTGTTCACCCGAGAGGTGCTCCTGGAGCAGGTGTGGGGCTACCGGCACGCGGCGGACACCCGCCTGGTCAACGTGCACGTGCAGCGGCTGCGGTCCAAGGTGGAGAGGGACCCGGAGCGCCCGGAGGTCGTGCTGACCGTCCGCGGTGTCGGGTACAAGGCCGGCCCTCCGTGA
- the mtrB gene encoding MtrAB system histidine kinase MtrB, producing the protein MTAPRRRFPTLVRQCKRLAYQGRRRWRAFAALWRRSLQLRVVVSTLALSSAVVFVLGIVLQTQVTDRLLNTKEEAAIAQTRATAEVAQRELLAVDTSSPELLTAGLTQAVRKLSAPESDIAASASAAGVFEPVLADGGIDPLPGMRVPSAGPFQDVSTEMRRDVQLGKQATQIQTVQRDQTKVTMLIVGMPVAGAVRSMQLYLLFPLTSEQRTVEVVQSTLTIGGVVLLFLLAGITNLVTRQVVRPVREAAEVAERFADGKLDERMHAVGEDDVARLSESFNEMAASLQRQIQQLEEFGQLQRRFTSDVSHELRTPLTTVRMAADVLHASREQFPQGLARSTELLVAELDRFEALLADLLEISRLDAGVADLSLDTIDVRGIVGRAVDTTRVISGKAGVPVELYLPEHEVTAEVDARRLERILRNLLANAIDHGEGQPVQVQLAADKHAIAFTVRDHGVGLRPGEAELVFTRFWRADPSRDRQTGGTGLGLSISIEDARLHGGWLEAWGELGKGACFRLTLPRTQDVELHGSPLPLPPPNPKADQPPAAVSVTAGPAGDEEALE; encoded by the coding sequence GTGACGGCTCCCCGACGTCGGTTCCCGACCCTGGTACGCCAGTGCAAGCGACTGGCCTACCAGGGTCGGCGACGCTGGCGGGCCTTCGCCGCGCTGTGGCGCCGATCGCTGCAGCTGCGGGTTGTCGTGAGCACCCTCGCGCTGTCCTCGGCCGTGGTCTTCGTCCTGGGCATCGTGCTCCAGACGCAGGTCACCGACCGGCTGCTCAACACCAAGGAAGAAGCGGCCATCGCGCAGACGCGGGCCACCGCCGAGGTGGCCCAGCGCGAGCTGCTCGCCGTGGACACCTCCAGCCCGGAGCTGCTCACCGCCGGGCTGACCCAGGCGGTGCGCAAGCTGAGCGCGCCGGAGAGCGACATCGCCGCCTCGGCCTCGGCCGCGGGCGTGTTCGAGCCGGTGCTGGCCGACGGCGGGATCGACCCGCTGCCCGGCATGCGGGTGCCCTCGGCGGGGCCGTTCCAGGACGTCTCCACGGAGATGCGCCGCGACGTCCAGCTGGGCAAGCAGGCCACCCAGATCCAGACCGTGCAGCGCGACCAGACCAAGGTCACCATGCTGATCGTCGGCATGCCGGTGGCCGGGGCCGTGCGCAGCATGCAGCTGTACCTGCTCTTCCCGCTCACCTCCGAGCAGCGCACCGTCGAGGTCGTGCAGAGCACGCTCACCATCGGCGGCGTGGTGCTGCTGTTCCTGCTGGCCGGGATCACCAACCTGGTCACCCGGCAGGTGGTGCGCCCGGTGCGCGAGGCCGCCGAGGTCGCCGAGCGCTTCGCCGACGGCAAGCTCGACGAGCGCATGCACGCCGTCGGCGAGGACGACGTGGCCCGGCTGTCGGAGTCCTTCAACGAGATGGCCGCGAGCCTGCAACGGCAGATCCAGCAGCTGGAGGAGTTCGGCCAGCTGCAGCGCCGGTTCACCTCAGACGTCTCGCACGAGCTGCGCACCCCGCTGACCACCGTGCGCATGGCCGCCGACGTGCTGCACGCCTCCCGCGAGCAGTTCCCGCAGGGCCTGGCCCGCTCCACCGAGCTGCTGGTCGCCGAGCTCGACCGGTTCGAGGCGCTGCTGGCCGACCTGCTGGAGATCAGCCGCCTGGACGCGGGCGTGGCCGACCTGTCCCTGGACACCATCGACGTGCGCGGCATCGTGGGCCGCGCGGTCGACACCACGCGCGTCATCTCCGGCAAGGCCGGCGTGCCGGTGGAGCTGTACCTGCCCGAGCACGAGGTCACCGCCGAGGTGGACGCCCGGCGGCTGGAGCGCATCCTGCGCAACCTGCTGGCCAACGCCATCGACCACGGCGAGGGCCAGCCGGTGCAGGTGCAGCTCGCCGCCGACAAGCACGCGATCGCCTTCACGGTGCGCGACCACGGTGTCGGCCTGCGCCCTGGCGAGGCCGAGCTGGTGTTCACGCGGTTCTGGCGTGCCGACCCCTCGCGCGACCGGCAGACCGGCGGCACCGGGCTCGGGCTCTCGATCAGCATCGAGGACGCCCGGCTGCACGGCGGCTGGCTGGAAGCCTGGGGCGAGCTGGGCAAGGGTGCCTGCTTCCGGTTGACTCTGCCTCGGACCCAGGACGTGGAGCTGCACGGCAGCCCGCTGCCGCTGCCGCCCCCGAACCCCAAGGCCGACCAGCCGCCCGCGGCCGTGTCGGTCACCGCGGGGCCCGCAGGAGACGAGGAAGCGCTGGAATGA
- a CDS encoding LPXTG cell wall anchor domain-containing protein: MRAIARTLVTAALGAGLLLTGGWGATAAPSAGAPSAQDLAAASQAAANPSVKEVLGRFFQSGPNSSSTGGLSSTGGAPGLDAGAEIAVAPKPVPVFQLAKDFVNGTSAAPGNLAYVAVPATQGAASATLWTVRDEKGSWQVGNIAVGTREHDYAAKLPQGAYLLQEPQINAWYAVDGDQVRRLDAEAAPQSVRDYQRAVAGRYGDKQAGSSYAQSGNAGGYGYAATQPETGTSLPLVLVLVGSLLVLGLGSVFLRRRA, translated from the coding sequence ATGCGCGCGATCGCTCGGACGCTCGTGACCGCCGCGCTCGGCGCGGGACTGCTGCTCACCGGGGGCTGGGGCGCCACCGCCGCACCGTCGGCCGGGGCCCCGTCCGCACAGGACCTGGCGGCGGCCAGCCAGGCCGCGGCCAACCCCTCGGTGAAGGAGGTGCTCGGCCGGTTCTTCCAGTCCGGGCCGAACTCCTCCAGCACCGGTGGCCTGTCCAGCACGGGCGGCGCGCCCGGTCTGGACGCCGGGGCGGAGATCGCCGTCGCGCCGAAGCCGGTGCCGGTGTTCCAGCTGGCCAAGGACTTCGTCAACGGCACCAGCGCGGCGCCGGGCAACCTGGCCTACGTCGCGGTGCCCGCCACCCAGGGCGCGGCCAGCGCGACCCTGTGGACGGTCCGGGACGAGAAGGGCTCCTGGCAGGTCGGCAACATCGCCGTCGGCACCCGGGAGCACGACTACGCGGCCAAGCTGCCGCAGGGCGCCTACCTGCTGCAGGAACCGCAGATCAACGCCTGGTACGCGGTCGACGGGGACCAGGTGCGCCGCCTGGACGCCGAGGCCGCCCCGCAGTCCGTGCGGGACTACCAGCGCGCCGTCGCCGGTCGCTACGGCGACAAGCAGGCGGGTTCGAGCTACGCCCAGAGCGGCAACGCCGGTGGTTACGGCTACGCCGCCACCCAGCCCGAGACCGGCACGTCCCTGCCGCTGGTCCTCGTGCTGGTGGGATCCCTGCTGGTGCTCGGGCTCGGCTCGGTGTTCCTCCGCCGCAGGGCGTAG
- the hpf gene encoding ribosome hibernation-promoting factor, HPF/YfiA family — protein MDIVVKGRNVEVPEHYRQHVADKLARLGRYDRKVISFDVELFHEPNRRQMKNCQRVEITGKGRGPVIRAEACAGDFYAALDAAVSKLEGRLRKLHDRRRVHHGRHAPKSVAEATAATAANLVHDIDHSVGNGQMQGMRTAVLEAADLPSGDAQVPEQRWDSDSFEDDLPGRIVRQKEHPAKPMTVDEALSEMELVGHDFYLFSCADSGRPSVVYRRRAFDYGVIRLA, from the coding sequence ATGGACATCGTCGTCAAGGGCCGTAACGTCGAGGTGCCCGAACACTACCGGCAGCATGTGGCAGACAAGCTCGCCCGGCTCGGACGTTACGACAGGAAGGTCATCAGCTTCGACGTCGAGCTCTTTCATGAGCCTAACCGACGGCAGATGAAGAACTGCCAGCGGGTCGAGATTACCGGTAAGGGCCGAGGGCCCGTCATCCGGGCCGAGGCGTGTGCCGGTGACTTCTACGCAGCCCTCGACGCTGCCGTCAGCAAGCTGGAAGGCCGTCTCCGCAAGCTGCACGACCGGCGCCGTGTGCACCACGGCCGCCACGCGCCGAAGTCCGTCGCCGAGGCGACGGCAGCCACCGCGGCGAACCTCGTCCACGACATCGACCACTCCGTCGGCAACGGCCAGATGCAGGGCATGCGGACCGCGGTGCTCGAGGCCGCCGACCTCCCCTCCGGTGACGCACAGGTACCCGAGCAGCGCTGGGACAGCGACTCGTTCGAGGACGACCTGCCCGGACGCATCGTCAGGCAGAAGGAGCATCCCGCCAAGCCCATGACCGTCGACGAGGCCCTCTCCGAGATGGAGCTGGTCGGACACGATTTCTACCTGTTCTCCTGCGCCGACAGCGGCCGCCCCAGTGTGGTCTACCGCCGCCGCGCCTTCGACTACGGAGTGATCCGCCTGGCCTGA
- a CDS encoding ComF family protein encodes MHALAEYSGVARQVVLAYKERRRHDLAAGLGLVLALAVAELPGVRRLGAGAPLWLVPAPSRRSAARQRGGPHVARLTRCVTGRLESARSAHLLGLDNRAQDSVGLKADERLANLRRGVHLTERRGLPEGSPVLLVDDVVTTGATAAVCAGLLRGSGLRVLGLLALTGPAGRLEPELDTKKILRKSSW; translated from the coding sequence GTGCACGCGCTGGCCGAATATTCCGGGGTGGCCCGGCAGGTGGTGCTCGCCTACAAGGAACGGCGGCGGCACGACTTGGCCGCCGGGCTCGGCCTCGTGCTGGCGCTCGCGGTGGCGGAGCTGCCCGGCGTGCGGCGGCTCGGCGCCGGGGCGCCGCTGTGGCTGGTGCCCGCACCCTCTCGGCGGAGCGCGGCGCGGCAACGGGGTGGGCCACACGTCGCCCGGTTGACCCGGTGCGTCACCGGGCGCCTCGAAAGTGCGCGAAGTGCCCACCTCCTGGGACTCGACAACCGGGCGCAAGACTCTGTTGGGCTCAAGGCGGATGAGCGGTTGGCCAACCTGCGTCGTGGGGTACACCTGACAGAGCGACGGGGTCTGCCCGAGGGCAGTCCGGTGCTGCTCGTTGACGACGTTGTCACGACGGGCGCCACCGCCGCCGTGTGCGCAGGGTTACTGCGCGGTAGCGGGCTTCGCGTGCTCGGTTTGCTCGCGCTCACCGGGCCAGCGGGCAGGCTTGAACCGGAGCTGGACACCAAGAAAATCCTGAGAAAAAGCAGCTGGTAG
- a CDS encoding papain-like cysteine protease family protein, producing MSRRSALNRVVGGLASVLAAWLIVPAAAAAAPAPNTAPVSDTQVATLQAAALPASYRVDISMQAQQQTNWCWAAAGNTIAAWHGVSITQNNFCALAKNRSTSANCPNDQAHLGEVQNALRKLNFTNPGSYLSNTLTYATIQQQVAADQPIETRIGWSSGGGHMHVLYGYDTTKNWVYWGDPWGSSSRYNWGTYAFYRSNSQFTWTHTLTGIRR from the coding sequence GTGTCACGGAGGTCCGCACTGAACAGGGTCGTGGGCGGCTTGGCCTCGGTCCTGGCCGCCTGGCTGATCGTCCCCGCCGCCGCTGCCGCCGCACCGGCGCCGAACACCGCACCGGTGTCGGACACCCAGGTCGCCACCCTCCAGGCCGCGGCCCTGCCCGCGTCCTACCGCGTCGACATCTCCATGCAGGCCCAGCAGCAGACCAACTGGTGCTGGGCGGCCGCCGGGAACACCATCGCCGCCTGGCACGGTGTCTCGATCACGCAGAACAACTTCTGCGCCCTGGCCAAGAACCGGTCCACCAGCGCGAACTGCCCCAACGACCAGGCCCACCTGGGCGAGGTGCAGAACGCCCTGCGCAAGCTCAACTTCACCAACCCGGGCAGCTACCTGAGCAACACGCTGACCTACGCCACCATCCAGCAGCAGGTCGCGGCCGACCAGCCGATCGAGACCCGCATCGGCTGGAGCTCCGGCGGCGGGCACATGCACGTGCTCTACGGCTACGACACCACGAAGAACTGGGTGTACTGGGGCGACCCGTGGGGCTCCAGCAGCCGCTACAACTGGGGCACCTACGCCTTCTACCGCAGCAACTCGCAGTTCACCTGGACGCACACGCTGACCGGGATCAGGAGGTGA
- a CDS encoding dTMP kinase, with amino-acid sequence MGRLVVIEGLDGAGKRTLAEALTAELTARGRTVARRAFPRYDEDVHADLVRDALQGRLGDTVDSVYAMAVLYALDRRGAADSLRADLATHDVVLLDRYIASNAAYCAARLHQDAHGEFVGWAYDLEVTRFGCPTPDLHLLLQVPVEVAAARAIHRESEDADRARDSYETDAGLQARCAKVYEQLAAEHWLADWHVVDGVSQVDFSQLADLVLG; translated from the coding sequence GTGGGTCGACTGGTGGTCATCGAAGGTCTGGACGGAGCGGGCAAGCGCACGCTGGCCGAAGCGCTCACCGCCGAACTGACGGCCCGGGGCCGCACGGTGGCCCGCCGGGCCTTCCCCCGCTACGACGAGGACGTGCACGCGGACCTGGTCCGCGACGCCCTCCAGGGCCGTCTGGGCGACACGGTCGACTCGGTCTACGCGATGGCCGTGCTCTACGCCCTGGACCGCCGGGGCGCGGCCGACTCCCTGCGCGCGGACCTGGCCACCCACGACGTGGTCCTGCTGGACCGCTACATCGCCAGCAACGCGGCCTACTGCGCGGCCCGCCTGCACCAGGACGCCCACGGCGAGTTCGTCGGCTGGGCCTACGACCTGGAGGTCACCCGCTTCGGCTGCCCGACCCCGGATCTGCACCTGCTGCTCCAGGTCCCGGTCGAGGTCGCCGCCGCCCGCGCCATCCACCGGGAGTCCGAGGACGCCGACCGCGCCCGCGACTCCTACGAGACCGACGCGGGCCTGCAGGCCCGCTGCGCCAAGGTCTACGAACAGCTGGCCGCCGAGCACTGGCTCGCCGACTGGCACGTGGTCGACGGCGTCTCCCAGGTCGACTTCAGCCAGCTGGCGGACCTGGTCCTGGGCTGA
- a CDS encoding helix-turn-helix domain-containing protein, protein MASELPDGLVDALRYGPFHRALREAIAFRGLSLARITAHLRRLGISTGQSTLSYWQRGLRHPEVPASLPTVRALEAVLRLPSDALVVLVGPQHRPPGHDREPTTSFADLVEVGTITEGLLAELDATSDAHRGNAAMRVRMVREVVAFNADRRQRCVTAQLVVRAVQPGPYRYLAVYHGDDGADMAKAVVRAEQGCRVGRVRTRAGGTGAMAVELLFDRRLAEGETHVFEYSVTDATGAESPGYHRMLRSPCESYLLQLDFHRKVLPARCVRRVLAREDALPVESEDLVCTAEGLVSAYFAQVGPGLAGIAVEWR, encoded by the coding sequence ATGGCCTCGGAGCTGCCCGACGGGCTTGTGGACGCGCTGCGCTACGGCCCGTTCCACCGCGCGCTGCGCGAGGCGATCGCCTTCCGCGGCCTGTCCCTGGCACGCATCACCGCGCACCTGCGGCGCCTGGGCATCAGCACCGGGCAGTCCACGCTGAGCTACTGGCAACGCGGCCTGCGCCACCCGGAGGTGCCCGCATCCCTGCCCACCGTGCGCGCCCTGGAGGCGGTGCTGCGCCTGCCCTCGGACGCGCTGGTGGTGCTGGTCGGCCCGCAGCACCGGCCGCCGGGCCACGACCGCGAGCCGACCACCTCCTTCGCCGACCTGGTCGAGGTCGGCACCATCACCGAGGGCCTGCTCGCCGAGCTGGACGCGACCAGCGACGCCCATCGCGGCAACGCGGCGATGCGGGTGCGCATGGTGCGCGAGGTGGTGGCCTTCAACGCCGACCGCCGCCAGCGCTGCGTCACGGCCCAGCTGGTGGTCCGGGCGGTCCAGCCGGGCCCGTACCGGTATCTGGCCGTATATCACGGCGATGACGGCGCGGACATGGCCAAGGCGGTCGTGCGGGCCGAACAGGGCTGCCGGGTGGGCCGGGTGCGCACCCGGGCGGGCGGTACCGGGGCGATGGCGGTGGAGCTGCTGTTCGACCGGCGGCTGGCCGAGGGCGAGACGCACGTGTTCGAGTACTCGGTCACCGACGCGACCGGGGCGGAGTCGCCGGGCTACCACCGGATGCTGCGCAGCCCGTGCGAGTCCTACCTGTTGCAGCTGGACTTCCACCGCAAAGTGCTCCCCGCGCGGTGTGTTCGCCGCGTGCTGGCCCGGGAGGACGCACTTCCGGTGGAATCCGAGGATCTGGTCTGCACGGCGGAAGGCCTGGTCAGCGCATACTTCGCTCAGGTGGGGCCCGGTCTCGCGGGCATCGCCGTGGAGTGGAGGTAG
- a CDS encoding VOC family protein, translated as MAIRRLNHAVLYVRDVTRSLAFYQDVLGFRVVHQFPGAAFLQAPDSDNDHDLGLFQIGEQAGPSTAGRESVGLYHLAWSVTTLTDLAEHAARLRAAGALVGASDHITTKALYAKDPDGLEFEVSWLVPLDRVTADMRAHPKTLPLDLDAEIAQWGGDLVGAL; from the coding sequence ATGGCCATCCGCCGCTTGAACCACGCGGTGCTCTACGTCCGGGACGTCACCCGCAGCCTGGCGTTTTACCAGGACGTGCTGGGTTTCCGGGTCGTGCACCAGTTCCCCGGCGCCGCCTTCCTGCAGGCCCCGGACTCCGACAACGACCACGACCTGGGCCTGTTCCAGATCGGCGAGCAGGCGGGCCCGTCCACCGCGGGCCGGGAGAGCGTGGGCCTCTACCACCTGGCCTGGTCGGTGACCACGCTGACCGACCTGGCCGAGCACGCGGCCCGGCTGCGCGCGGCGGGCGCCCTGGTCGGCGCCTCGGACCACATCACGACCAAGGCCCTCTACGCCAAGGACCCGGACGGGCTGGAGTTCGAGGTGTCGTGGCTGGTTCCACTCGACCGGGTGACGGCGGACATGCGCGCCCACCCCAAGACACTGCCACTGGACCTGGACGCGGAAATCGCCCAATGGGGTGGCGACCTGGTAGGGGCTCTGTAG
- a CDS encoding LpqB family beta-propeller domain-containing protein, with translation MKRRGLRALCAVGVVLTAAACAAIPENTELKAIPTSAGEPGRASTVDAPKGLEDPAVMVRNFVGASAKPESSRSEARQYLVPELQKSWDDRKQLTVIDDDFATLVSSGGDSDNQTVSVRGKRIGTLGQDGDFTPDYKELDLSVPVRRSGSQWRIVTPPQEVLVTRTGMDHNYKPVRLAFLAPDSPTVVRDLRYISLRPTSTLPQRTMDLLIKGPSQALRNAVRTALPGGANLVNNVTDLTDGAVGVNLTGLADVLTETRQLIAAQVVLSLQTVSNSRIRLLSDGVPLLPPQQDWRAGDVAKYEARTSPSPEAKDMAVVQNTVRYLLTENDGRIPGAAGSGELSVVTASQSPTKDGPLAVVARAGNNVNLRIGGPRELYVAATASDLSRPTWRLDGKEVWTVVDHTSVQKFVDQGKGNWQPVRVNAEELLNKVSLVRELRLSRDGVRVAAIAANQTLWVGSVVNDGGTTSIRAVRQVGAGLLSSLVGLDWYSADTMVVAANDPINAVYRIQADGQSWEKFSATNLSPPFTALTAAPGRPVLVTDQRGIWQSQGPDELWSQVITSPLVNASAIVPFYPG, from the coding sequence ATGAAGAGGCGAGGACTGCGGGCGCTGTGCGCCGTCGGTGTCGTGCTGACCGCCGCGGCCTGTGCCGCGATCCCCGAGAACACCGAGCTGAAGGCCATCCCCACCAGCGCGGGGGAACCGGGCCGCGCCAGCACGGTGGACGCGCCGAAGGGCCTGGAGGACCCGGCGGTGATGGTCCGCAACTTCGTCGGCGCCTCGGCCAAGCCCGAGTCCAGCCGCAGCGAGGCCCGGCAGTACCTGGTGCCGGAGCTGCAGAAGTCCTGGGACGACCGCAAGCAGCTCACCGTCATCGACGACGACTTCGCCACCCTGGTCAGCTCCGGCGGCGACAGCGACAACCAGACCGTGTCCGTGCGCGGCAAGCGCATCGGCACGCTCGGCCAGGACGGCGACTTCACGCCGGACTACAAGGAGCTCGACCTGTCGGTGCCGGTGCGCCGCTCCGGCTCCCAGTGGCGCATCGTCACGCCGCCGCAGGAGGTGCTGGTCACCCGCACCGGCATGGACCACAACTACAAGCCGGTGCGCCTGGCCTTCCTCGCCCCGGACAGCCCCACCGTGGTCCGGGACCTGCGCTACATCTCGCTGCGCCCGACCAGCACGCTGCCGCAGCGCACGATGGACCTGCTGATCAAGGGACCGTCCCAGGCGCTGCGCAACGCGGTCCGCACCGCGCTGCCCGGCGGGGCCAACCTGGTCAACAACGTCACCGACCTGACCGACGGCGCGGTCGGGGTCAACCTGACCGGGCTGGCCGACGTGCTGACCGAGACCCGCCAGCTGATCGCCGCGCAGGTCGTGCTGTCGCTCCAGACGGTGTCCAACAGCCGCATCCGGCTGCTCAGCGACGGCGTGCCGCTGCTGCCGCCGCAGCAGGACTGGCGTGCGGGCGACGTGGCCAAGTACGAGGCGCGCACCTCGCCGAGCCCGGAGGCCAAGGACATGGCCGTCGTGCAGAACACGGTGCGCTACCTGCTGACCGAGAACGACGGCCGCATCCCGGGCGCCGCGGGCAGCGGCGAGCTGTCCGTGGTCACCGCCTCGCAGTCGCCGACCAAGGACGGCCCGCTGGCCGTGGTCGCCCGGGCGGGCAACAACGTGAACCTGCGCATCGGCGGCCCGCGCGAGCTGTACGTGGCCGCCACCGCCTCCGACCTCAGCCGCCCCACCTGGCGGCTGGACGGCAAGGAGGTGTGGACCGTGGTCGACCACACCTCCGTGCAGAAGTTCGTCGACCAGGGCAAGGGCAACTGGCAGCCGGTCAGGGTCAACGCCGAGGAGCTGCTGAACAAGGTCTCGCTGGTGCGCGAGCTGCGCCTGTCCCGCGACGGCGTGCGGGTGGCCGCGATCGCGGCCAACCAGACGCTGTGGGTGGGCTCGGTGGTCAACGACGGCGGCACCACCAGCATCCGCGCGGTGCGCCAGGTGGGGGCGGGCCTGCTGAGCAGCCTGGTGGGCCTGGACTGGTACTCGGCCGACACCATGGTGGTGGCCGCGAACGACCCGATCAACGCGGTGTACCGCATCCAGGCCGACGGGCAGAGCTGGGAGAAGTTCTCGGCCACCAACCTGTCCCCGCCGTTCACGGCCCTCACCGCCGCCCCCGGGCGCCCGGTGCTGGTCACCGACCAGCGGGGCATCTGGCAGAGCCAGGGCCCGGACGAGCTGTGGAGCCAGGTCATCACCAGCCCGCTGGTCAACGCCTCGGCGATCGTGCCCTTCTACCCGGGGTGA